In Actinoplanes sp. NBC_00393, a single genomic region encodes these proteins:
- a CDS encoding family 1 glycosylhydrolase, which translates to MGWAVHPDGLREMLHRAAATGLPLYVTENGIATTDDTERVAYLESHVAALAQAITEGVDVRGYLHWSAFDNFEWSEGYRPASA; encoded by the coding sequence ATGGGCTGGGCCGTACACCCCGACGGGCTGCGCGAGATGCTGCACCGCGCCGCCGCGACCGGCCTGCCCCTGTACGTCACCGAGAACGGCATCGCCACGACGGACGACACCGAGCGAGTCGCGTACCTGGAATCCCACGTCGCCGCCCTCGCCCAGGCGATCACCGAAGGCGTCGACGTGCGCGGCTACCTGCACTGGTCCGCGTTCGACAACTTCGAGTGGAGCGAGGGCTACCGCCCCGCTTCGGCCTGA
- a CDS encoding apiosidase-like domain-containing protein, giving the protein MSEIVLTAASAIADAYATVDVWADFVHDDGTVLRRPAFYDGDRTWRIRFASPIGHGSWHWTSSASVADPGLHGVTGSLEATAAFEGEHGFWRMSPGGRSLVHADGTPALLVADTAWALPWRATEEQARVYAQDRQAKGFNAALLMSVQPDMRATGPRDRTADEGFDVAFEDLVDGHLNQLNPGYFQYLDRLLDVLHAHGIVPVLQPVFQGFGWKGLDVAGTVVPPAEYARYCRYLVARYGARPVIYLVGADGTGAEPQIEAGGREVHAWDCYGQPTGIHYRPHSRAQAHQDADWLDFQWCQTGHGGEHVPERVADMWRNQPVKAVANGEPTYEQTGHPDVGAGWWQGHEAWSNLCAGSTMGVVYGAASLWQWVLRDGEPGHAPYFLAPDGNWQDALDRPGATYVGLLGQILRGLPTTDMAPDWETFITGRSLRVPGLLHIVYQDHGQALPMMQDRGTPPDYRIVDPTTGDVLGAGHLRPGGTIPADPAQRPRVVIFS; this is encoded by the coding sequence ATGTCTGAGATCGTCCTCACCGCCGCGTCGGCGATCGCCGACGCCTACGCCACGGTCGACGTCTGGGCCGATTTCGTTCACGACGACGGCACGGTGCTGCGCCGGCCGGCCTTCTACGACGGCGACCGGACCTGGCGGATCCGCTTCGCCTCCCCCATCGGGCACGGCAGCTGGCATTGGACCAGCAGCGCGTCGGTCGCCGACCCCGGGCTGCACGGTGTCACCGGCTCTTTGGAGGCCACCGCAGCTTTCGAAGGGGAGCACGGCTTCTGGCGGATGTCACCGGGCGGCCGCAGCCTGGTGCATGCCGACGGCACACCGGCGCTGCTGGTCGCGGACACCGCCTGGGCCCTGCCGTGGCGGGCCACCGAGGAGCAGGCCCGGGTCTACGCGCAGGACCGGCAGGCCAAGGGCTTCAACGCCGCGCTGCTGATGTCGGTGCAGCCGGACATGCGCGCCACCGGGCCCCGCGACCGTACGGCCGACGAAGGCTTCGACGTCGCCTTCGAAGACCTGGTGGACGGTCACCTGAATCAACTGAATCCCGGTTACTTCCAGTACCTGGACCGGCTCCTCGACGTGCTGCACGCGCACGGCATCGTCCCCGTGCTGCAGCCGGTGTTCCAGGGCTTCGGCTGGAAGGGACTCGATGTCGCCGGGACCGTCGTGCCGCCCGCCGAGTACGCCCGCTACTGCCGGTATCTCGTCGCCCGCTACGGCGCCCGGCCCGTGATCTACCTGGTCGGCGCGGACGGGACCGGCGCGGAACCGCAGATCGAGGCCGGTGGCCGGGAGGTGCACGCCTGGGACTGTTACGGCCAGCCGACCGGTATCCATTACCGGCCGCACAGCCGCGCGCAGGCGCATCAGGACGCCGACTGGCTCGACTTCCAGTGGTGCCAGACCGGGCACGGCGGCGAACACGTCCCGGAACGGGTCGCCGACATGTGGCGCAACCAGCCGGTCAAGGCAGTGGCCAACGGCGAACCCACGTACGAGCAGACCGGCCACCCCGATGTCGGCGCGGGCTGGTGGCAGGGCCATGAGGCGTGGAGCAACCTGTGCGCCGGTTCGACCATGGGCGTGGTCTACGGCGCGGCGAGCCTGTGGCAGTGGGTGCTGCGCGACGGCGAGCCGGGCCACGCCCCGTACTTCCTGGCCCCCGACGGCAACTGGCAGGACGCCCTCGACCGCCCGGGCGCCACGTACGTCGGCCTGCTCGGGCAGATCCTGCGCGGCCTGCCCACCACCGACATGGCGCCGGACTGGGAGACCTTCATCACCGGCCGCTCCCTGCGGGTGCCCGGCCTCCTGCACATCGTCTACCAGGACCACGGCCAGGCCCTGCCGATGATGCAGGACCGCGGCACACCTCCGGACTACCGCATCGTCGACCCCACCACCGGCGACGTGCTCGGCGCCGGCCACCTGCGCCCCGGCGGCACCATCCCCGCCGACCCGGCCCAGCGCCCCCGAGTAGTCATCTTCAGCTGA
- a CDS encoding sugar-binding transcriptional regulator translates to MDGYTAARATGLDDLATDQIRLLTKVARMYHERGMRQPQIAAQLHISQPRVSRLLKRAVELGIVRTTVIAPRGVYAELEEQIEQAYGLTEVIVADTDDHDGEAEIMRALGAAAAVYLETTLMGGERIGVSSWSSTILATVEAMHPRPTQVAEQVVQMLGGVGNVTAQTQATRITGRLAALTGARAVYLQAPGLLASGDMRQMFISDPNIAPVLQACDDLTMALVGIGSIEPSPLLRESGNAVAESELPALREAGAVGDVCIRFFDEDGRHVVSELDDRVLGIGADTLQAVPRRVAVAGGARKSTAIKAALRGGWVNVLITDLQVARSLIASPDV, encoded by the coding sequence GTGGACGGCTACACGGCGGCACGCGCGACCGGGCTGGACGACCTGGCCACCGACCAGATCCGGCTGCTCACCAAGGTCGCCCGGATGTACCACGAGCGCGGGATGCGCCAGCCGCAGATCGCCGCGCAGCTGCACATCTCCCAGCCGCGCGTCTCCCGGCTGCTCAAACGGGCCGTCGAGCTCGGCATCGTCCGGACCACCGTGATCGCCCCGCGCGGGGTCTACGCCGAGCTCGAGGAACAGATCGAGCAGGCGTACGGGCTGACCGAGGTGATCGTCGCCGACACCGACGACCACGACGGCGAGGCCGAGATCATGCGGGCGCTGGGGGCCGCCGCCGCGGTCTACCTGGAGACCACGCTGATGGGCGGTGAGCGGATCGGCGTCTCGTCGTGGAGTTCGACGATCCTGGCCACCGTGGAGGCCATGCATCCCCGGCCGACGCAGGTCGCTGAGCAGGTCGTACAGATGCTCGGTGGGGTGGGGAACGTGACCGCGCAGACCCAGGCAACCCGGATCACCGGGCGGCTGGCCGCGCTGACCGGCGCCCGGGCCGTCTACCTGCAGGCGCCGGGGCTGCTCGCCTCCGGCGACATGCGGCAGATGTTCATCAGCGACCCGAACATCGCGCCGGTGCTGCAGGCCTGCGACGACCTGACGATGGCGCTGGTCGGCATCGGCAGCATCGAGCCGTCCCCGCTGCTGCGCGAGAGCGGCAACGCGGTCGCCGAGAGCGAGCTGCCCGCCCTGCGCGAGGCCGGCGCGGTCGGGGACGTGTGCATCCGCTTCTTCGACGAGGACGGCCGGCACGTCGTGTCCGAACTCGACGACCGGGTGCTGGGCATCGGCGCCGACACGCTGCAGGCCGTCCCGCGGCGGGTGGCGGTGGCCGGCGGCGCCCGCAAGAGCACCGCGATCAAGGCCGCGCTGCGCGGGGGCTGGGTCAACGTACTGATCACCGACCTGCAGGTGGCCCGCAGCCTGATCGCGAGCCCTGATGTCTGA
- a CDS encoding DUF2291 family protein, which yields MTTLAALAVGCSRVPGVYVYEKDGQGSAAQGGAADPQSYVAENWVAKIVPTVHDQATDVVTVAAAIDEDPDAAGEKYGHRAGTTSPYAYMVKGSGTITEIDTSVPTGPMTVEVPRPGGEPLKLTIATGPVIAGTALRDAVGFIAFGDFTNQIDYAEVANQINNQVKTDVIAKVDLDGAEGKKVDFYGAFSALAPGTIFLVPTELAVS from the coding sequence GTGACGACACTGGCGGCGCTGGCGGTCGGCTGCTCCCGGGTCCCGGGCGTCTACGTCTACGAGAAGGACGGCCAGGGTTCCGCCGCTCAGGGCGGCGCCGCCGACCCGCAGTCCTACGTGGCCGAGAACTGGGTGGCCAAGATCGTGCCCACGGTCCACGACCAGGCCACCGACGTGGTCACCGTGGCCGCCGCCATCGACGAGGACCCGGACGCCGCCGGCGAGAAGTACGGCCACCGGGCCGGCACCACCAGCCCGTACGCGTACATGGTCAAGGGCTCCGGCACGATCACCGAGATCGACACCTCGGTGCCGACCGGCCCGATGACCGTCGAGGTGCCCCGCCCCGGCGGCGAGCCGCTGAAGCTGACCATCGCGACCGGCCCGGTCATCGCCGGCACCGCGCTGCGCGACGCCGTCGGGTTCATCGCGTTCGGCGACTTCACCAACCAGATCGACTACGCCGAGGTCGCCAACCAGATCAACAACCAGGTGAAGACCGACGTGATCGCCAAGGTCGACCTGGACGGCGCCGAGGGCAAGAAGGTCGACTTCTACGGCGCGTTCTCCGCCCTGGCACCCGGAACGATCTTCCTGGTGCCGACCGAGCTGGCGGTGAGCTGA
- a CDS encoding sugar ABC transporter ATP-binding protein — translation MSDLLVARGISKNYGGVRALKDVTFTAYRGKVNVLVGENGAGKSTLMKILSGSEQPTSGEILLAGEPVHLPTPRAAMALGIGIIHQELSLFPNLSIAENLFAGRELRRARRFVDAAGQRRRAREVLARLGQEHLDPDTLVGDLPIGQQQLVEIGRALLEDVRILIMDEPTSALSNHEVDVLFGVMGDLREQDVTVIYISHKLDEFRRIGDWVTVFRDGSLVAHESMSRTDTGWIVQQMVGRDPDSLFTRNSSPVGEVLLEVRHLSVPGTVAVDDVSFTVRAGEVVGVYGLMGAGRTELVECLMGMREAGAGEVLVRGAAESKGTVQARMAAGLALVPEDRQRDGLVQTMSVRENILLATLARLTRGGLLSSSAEQRTAAGKVGELAIKIPGQSAVVTALSGGNQQKVVLARALLTEPVVLLLDEPTRGIDVGAKSQIAALMADLAARGFGVLFVSSELDEVIAMADRVLVMARGRITAEFTAADVTEEALVAASASDRVLEAGP, via the coding sequence ATGAGCGACCTGCTCGTCGCGCGCGGGATCAGCAAGAACTACGGCGGCGTCCGGGCTCTCAAGGACGTCACGTTCACCGCGTACCGCGGCAAGGTCAACGTGCTGGTCGGGGAGAACGGGGCCGGCAAGTCCACGCTCATGAAGATCCTGTCCGGGTCGGAGCAGCCGACCAGCGGCGAGATCCTGCTCGCCGGCGAGCCGGTGCACCTGCCCACCCCGCGGGCCGCCATGGCGCTGGGGATCGGCATCATCCACCAGGAGCTCAGCCTCTTCCCGAATCTGTCGATCGCCGAGAACCTGTTCGCCGGCCGGGAGCTGCGCCGGGCCCGCCGGTTCGTCGACGCCGCCGGGCAGCGCCGCCGTGCCCGGGAGGTCCTGGCCCGGCTCGGCCAGGAGCACCTGGATCCGGACACGCTGGTCGGCGACCTGCCGATCGGTCAGCAGCAGCTCGTCGAGATCGGCCGGGCGCTGCTCGAGGACGTCCGCATCCTGATCATGGACGAGCCCACCTCGGCGCTGTCCAACCACGAGGTCGACGTGCTGTTCGGGGTGATGGGCGACCTGCGCGAGCAGGACGTCACGGTCATCTACATCTCGCACAAGCTCGACGAGTTCCGCCGCATCGGCGACTGGGTGACCGTGTTCCGCGACGGCAGCCTGGTGGCGCACGAGTCGATGAGCCGCACCGACACCGGGTGGATCGTGCAGCAGATGGTCGGCCGCGACCCGGACTCGCTGTTCACCCGCAACAGCTCCCCGGTCGGCGAGGTCCTGCTCGAGGTGCGCCACCTGAGCGTGCCCGGCACCGTCGCGGTCGACGACGTCTCGTTCACCGTCCGGGCCGGGGAGGTGGTCGGCGTGTACGGGCTGATGGGCGCCGGGCGTACCGAATTGGTGGAATGCCTGATGGGGATGCGCGAAGCCGGCGCCGGTGAGGTGCTGGTGCGAGGCGCAGCCGAGTCGAAGGGCACGGTCCAGGCCCGGATGGCGGCCGGGCTGGCCCTGGTGCCGGAGGACCGGCAGCGCGACGGCCTGGTGCAGACCATGTCGGTACGCGAGAACATCCTGCTCGCGACCCTCGCCCGGCTGACCCGCGGCGGCCTGCTGTCCAGCTCCGCCGAGCAGCGCACCGCGGCCGGCAAGGTCGGCGAGCTGGCCATCAAGATCCCCGGGCAGTCGGCCGTGGTGACCGCGCTCAGCGGCGGCAACCAGCAGAAGGTGGTCCTCGCCCGGGCGCTGCTCACCGAGCCGGTGGTGCTGCTGCTCGACGAGCCCACGCGAGGTATCGACGTGGGCGCGAAATCGCAGATCGCCGCGCTGATGGCCGACCTCGCGGCGCGCGGCTTCGGGGTGCTGTTCGTCTCGTCCGAGCTGGACGAGGTGATCGCCATGGCCGACCGGGTCCTGGTGATGGCCCGCGGCCGGATCACCGCCGAGTTCACCGCGGCCGACGTCACCGAGGAGGCGCTGGTCGCCGCCTCCGCATCCGACCGCGTCCTGGAGGCCGGCCCATGA
- a CDS encoding ABC transporter permease — translation MTGTHLAKPAPPAAAPRPERSGRGARVALLLLRGRTLVVLVLLVIFFSSVSGEYLTQSNLILMTKHVAINAILAIGVTFVILTGGIDLSVGSIAGLASMVSGGLLFSGLGMPGGTLFFSVAVVILLGILVGALVGAVNGLLITRFSVAPFIATLGMLYVARGAAQLLSDGGTFPDLAGTPERGNTGFGFIGVDSVLGIPVAVWIMVLVAAAAIVVTTKTPFGRQIYAVGGNERAAILAGIRVNRIKIAVYVISGACAALAGLLLTSELGAAYPDTATTYELNAIAAAVLGGTALAGGRGTIVGTVMGAFVIGFLSDGLVLVGVSTFWQSVVKGAVIIFAVITEQAQQRLQSNLTKRTS, via the coding sequence ATGACCGGCACGCACCTCGCCAAGCCCGCCCCGCCTGCGGCGGCTCCCCGGCCGGAACGGTCCGGCCGCGGAGCCAGGGTCGCGCTTCTGCTGCTGCGTGGCCGTACCCTCGTGGTCCTCGTGCTCTTGGTGATCTTCTTCAGTTCGGTCTCGGGCGAGTACCTGACCCAGAGCAACCTGATCCTGATGACCAAGCACGTGGCCATCAACGCGATCCTCGCGATCGGGGTCACCTTCGTCATCCTGACCGGCGGCATCGACCTGTCGGTCGGCTCGATCGCCGGGCTGGCCAGCATGGTCTCCGGCGGTCTGCTGTTCAGCGGGCTGGGCATGCCCGGCGGCACGCTGTTCTTCTCGGTCGCCGTCGTGATTCTCCTCGGCATCCTGGTCGGCGCGCTGGTCGGCGCGGTCAACGGCCTGCTGATCACCCGGTTCAGCGTGGCGCCGTTCATCGCCACGCTCGGCATGCTCTACGTGGCGCGCGGCGCGGCACAGCTGCTCAGCGACGGCGGCACCTTCCCCGACCTGGCCGGCACGCCGGAGCGCGGCAACACCGGCTTCGGCTTCATCGGGGTGGACAGCGTGCTCGGCATCCCGGTCGCCGTCTGGATCATGGTGCTGGTCGCCGCGGCCGCCATCGTCGTCACCACCAAGACGCCCTTCGGGCGCCAGATCTACGCGGTGGGCGGCAACGAGCGCGCGGCCATCCTGGCCGGCATCCGGGTCAACCGGATCAAGATCGCGGTGTACGTCATCTCCGGCGCCTGCGCCGCCCTGGCCGGCCTGCTGCTCACCTCCGAGCTCGGCGCCGCCTACCCGGACACCGCCACCACCTACGAGCTGAACGCGATCGCGGCAGCCGTGCTCGGCGGCACCGCCCTGGCCGGCGGCCGCGGCACCATCGTCGGCACCGTCATGGGCGCCTTCGTCATCGGCTTCCTCAGCGACGGCCTGGTCCTGGTCGGCGTCTCCACCTTCTGGCAGTCCGTGGTCAAGGGCGCCGTGATCATCTTCGCCGTCATCACCGAGCAGGCCCAGCAGCGCCTGCAGTCCAACCTCACCAAGCGCACCTCCTGA
- a CDS encoding D-ribose ABC transporter substrate-binding protein, with translation MLRRTLIAVGAALTLALAACGGGDSSEETTNTESASKLVVIITPSPDNVFFKAEQDAAKAQAEKLGYETLVLSHDDDPTKQSQEIDTAISRKAAAIILDNAGADASVAAIQRAKDAKIPTFLIDREINKTGVAVAQIVSNNAQGAGLGGQEFAKLMGGKGEYAELTGKPTDTNAGVRSQGYHGILDQYPDLKMVAQQTANWDQAEALSKTQTILQAHPNIKGIIAGNDTMALGAYAAVQAAKKDVIVVGFDGSPDVVNSILKDGIKATVLQPASKIAEMAVDQADAYIKTGKADQPEKQSIDCVLVNPDNAKSVTNFAVTGS, from the coding sequence ATGTTGAGAAGAACCCTGATCGCAGTCGGCGCCGCGTTGACCCTGGCCCTGGCCGCCTGCGGAGGCGGCGATTCTTCGGAAGAGACCACAAACACCGAGAGCGCGTCCAAACTGGTCGTGATCATCACGCCGTCGCCGGACAACGTGTTCTTCAAGGCCGAACAGGACGCCGCGAAGGCCCAGGCCGAGAAGCTCGGCTACGAGACCCTGGTGCTCAGCCACGACGACGACCCGACCAAGCAGAGCCAGGAGATCGACACCGCGATCTCCCGCAAGGCCGCCGCGATCATCCTGGACAACGCCGGCGCGGACGCCTCGGTGGCCGCGATCCAGCGCGCCAAGGACGCGAAGATCCCGACCTTCCTGATCGACCGGGAGATCAACAAGACCGGGGTGGCGGTCGCGCAGATCGTCTCCAACAACGCGCAGGGCGCCGGCCTCGGCGGCCAGGAGTTCGCCAAGCTGATGGGCGGCAAGGGCGAGTACGCCGAGCTCACCGGCAAGCCCACCGACACCAACGCCGGTGTCCGCTCGCAGGGCTACCACGGCATCCTCGACCAGTACCCGGACCTGAAGATGGTGGCCCAGCAGACCGCGAACTGGGACCAGGCCGAAGCGCTGAGCAAGACCCAGACGATCCTGCAGGCGCACCCGAACATCAAGGGCATCATCGCCGGCAACGACACCATGGCGCTCGGCGCGTACGCCGCCGTGCAGGCCGCCAAGAAGGACGTCATCGTCGTCGGCTTCGACGGCAGCCCGGACGTCGTCAACTCGATCCTCAAGGACGGCATCAAGGCCACCGTCCTGCAGCCCGCCAGCAAGATCGCGGAGATGGCCGTCGACCAGGCCGACGCCTACATCAAGACCGGCAAGGCCGACCAGCCGGAGAAGCAGTCGATCGACTGTGTCCTGGTCAACCCGGACAACGCCAAGTCGGTCACCAACTTCGCCGTCACCGGTTCCTGA
- a CDS encoding transketolase: protein MLAADPRTAAAWRRFRQEITDAGPERRREMLRQRANQSRTADLHMIGRAGLGHVGGDMSVLDILTTLFFAVLRVDPEKPDWPDRDRFVLSKGHTAGALYATLAAAGFFPEEELDSFIAPMSPLNGHPNRVKVPGVETNTGPLGHGLPVSVGMAVAGRLAASARHVYVVLGDGELQEGSNWEAAMTAGHRRLANLTAVVDRNRLQQGARTEDTNGLDPLDAKWRAFGWDVHEVDGHDHLALLEALTAPRTERPTCIIANTIKGRGVSFMENLVEWHHKVPSAEQISAATAELAR from the coding sequence ATGCTCGCCGCCGACCCCCGTACCGCCGCCGCCTGGCGCCGCTTCCGGCAGGAGATCACCGACGCCGGGCCCGAGCGCCGCCGCGAGATGCTGCGGCAGCGGGCCAACCAGTCCCGCACCGCCGACCTGCACATGATCGGCCGGGCCGGCCTGGGTCACGTGGGCGGCGACATGTCCGTCCTCGACATTCTCACCACGCTGTTCTTCGCCGTGCTGCGCGTCGACCCGGAGAAGCCGGACTGGCCGGACCGGGACCGGTTCGTGCTGAGCAAGGGCCACACCGCCGGCGCGCTCTACGCGACGCTGGCGGCGGCCGGCTTCTTCCCCGAGGAGGAACTGGACAGCTTCATCGCACCGATGTCACCGCTCAACGGCCACCCCAACCGGGTCAAGGTGCCCGGCGTGGAGACCAACACCGGGCCACTCGGCCACGGCCTGCCGGTCTCGGTCGGCATGGCAGTGGCCGGCCGGCTCGCCGCGTCCGCCCGGCACGTGTACGTGGTGCTCGGCGACGGCGAGCTGCAGGAGGGAAGCAACTGGGAGGCGGCGATGACCGCTGGGCACCGCCGCCTCGCCAATCTCACCGCCGTCGTCGACCGCAACCGGCTTCAGCAGGGTGCCCGTACCGAGGACACCAACGGCCTCGACCCGCTCGACGCCAAGTGGAGGGCCTTCGGCTGGGACGTGCACGAGGTCGACGGCCACGACCACCTGGCCTTGCTGGAGGCGCTCACCGCGCCCCGCACCGAGCGTCCTACCTGCATCATCGCGAACACGATCAAGGGAAGAGGCGTGTCCTTCATGGAAAACCTCGTCGAGTGGCACCACAAGGTGCCCAGCGCCGAGCAGATCAGTGCCGCCACGGCGGAGCTGGCGCGATGA
- a CDS encoding transketolase family protein, whose translation MSTFDCRVAFAEELINLAREDERIVAVCNDSVGSSNLVGFATEFPDRMINVGIAEQDMVGVGAGLALSGYIPFVCAAAPFLTGRALEQIKADVAYSQAPVVLCGMSPGMAYGELGPTHHSIEDLSWLRAIAGLGIVVPADPAETRAAVRWAAASATPVFLRIGRFKVPAVTGDAPFTFGTAGRLREGTDVTVVAAGTMVSRALEAAEEAAAEGVSVRVLNMSTIAPLDEPAIRQAISETRAIVTAEEATTTGGLGAAVAAVVVTERNPVPMRMLGVPREFAPTGNTAFLLSHFGLTAADIRTAAVHLARADA comes from the coding sequence ATGAGCACGTTCGACTGCCGGGTGGCGTTCGCCGAGGAGCTGATCAACCTGGCCCGCGAGGACGAGCGGATCGTCGCGGTCTGCAACGACTCGGTCGGCTCCAGCAACCTGGTCGGGTTCGCCACGGAGTTCCCGGACCGGATGATCAACGTGGGGATCGCCGAGCAGGACATGGTCGGCGTCGGGGCCGGTCTGGCGCTCAGCGGCTACATTCCGTTCGTCTGCGCCGCCGCGCCGTTCCTCACCGGCCGGGCCCTCGAACAGATCAAGGCCGACGTCGCCTACAGCCAGGCGCCGGTGGTGCTGTGCGGGATGAGCCCGGGCATGGCGTACGGCGAACTCGGCCCCACCCACCACTCGATCGAGGACCTGTCCTGGCTGCGGGCCATCGCCGGGCTCGGCATCGTGGTCCCCGCCGACCCGGCCGAGACCCGCGCGGCGGTGCGCTGGGCGGCCGCCTCCGCCACCCCGGTCTTCCTGCGGATCGGCCGGTTCAAGGTGCCGGCCGTGACCGGTGACGCGCCGTTCACCTTCGGCACGGCGGGCCGGCTGCGCGAGGGCACTGACGTCACCGTGGTGGCCGCCGGCACGATGGTCTCCCGCGCTCTGGAGGCCGCCGAGGAAGCCGCAGCCGAGGGCGTTTCGGTACGGGTGCTCAACATGTCCACCATCGCCCCGCTCGACGAGCCGGCCATCCGGCAGGCGATCAGCGAGACCCGGGCGATCGTCACCGCCGAGGAGGCCACCACCACCGGCGGTCTCGGCGCCGCCGTCGCCGCCGTGGTCGTCACCGAACGCAACCCGGTGCCGATGCGGATGCTCGGTGTGCCGCGCGAGTTCGCCCCGACCGGCAACACCGCCTTCCTGCTCTCGCACTTCGGCCTCACCGCCGCCGACATCCGGACGGCGGCCGTCCACCTGGCCCGCGCCGATGCCTGA
- a CDS encoding FGGY family carbohydrate kinase, which yields MPEDLVLAVDQGTSSTKCLLVDASGAVVATGSAPVPIRYPRPGWVEQDAAEILDSVRTAAAQCLSGVPKKAITAVGFSTQRESAVVWDRRTGLPAGPVLGWQDQRAQPICDGLRDKGQADRVRAISGLPLDPMFSAAKLRWLLDRTPDAAVGTIDAWLVHALTGSHHIEVGNASRTQLLDVRTGTWSPDLLGLFGVPDSALPEITPSSGQLGRIGEHGGVLAGLPITAVLGDSHAALYAHGDQADHGVKVTYGTGSSVMRLGEVDNDGVCLTVAWNDRLAVEGNIRSSGSTVAWLAELLGTEPDRIAAMAVDAGSDGVHLVPAFGGLAAPWWDDTAVGVLSGLTLGTRPAQLARAAVESIAHQVADVVDAMGGAEAVLADGGASSNDLLMQIQADLLGVPVKRARTPNLSALGAAFLAGDFRPPLDYDEFRPRPGDRAAQRSAWRDALARARTPSIPHPRRP from the coding sequence ATGCCTGAGGATCTCGTCCTCGCCGTCGACCAGGGCACCAGCTCCACGAAGTGCCTGCTGGTCGATGCGTCCGGTGCGGTGGTGGCGACCGGCAGCGCGCCGGTGCCGATCCGGTATCCCCGGCCGGGCTGGGTCGAGCAGGACGCCGCCGAGATCCTGGACAGCGTGCGGACCGCCGCCGCGCAGTGCCTGAGCGGCGTACCGAAGAAAGCGATCACCGCGGTCGGATTCAGCACCCAGCGTGAGTCCGCGGTGGTCTGGGATCGCCGGACCGGTTTGCCGGCCGGTCCGGTGCTGGGCTGGCAGGACCAGCGCGCGCAGCCGATCTGCGACGGCCTTCGGGACAAGGGCCAGGCAGATCGGGTACGCGCAATCAGCGGTCTTCCCCTCGACCCGATGTTCAGCGCCGCCAAGCTGCGGTGGCTGCTCGACCGCACACCGGACGCGGCCGTCGGCACGATCGACGCATGGCTGGTTCACGCGCTGACCGGCAGTCACCACATCGAGGTCGGCAACGCGTCGCGCACTCAACTGCTCGACGTGCGTACCGGAACCTGGAGTCCCGACCTGCTCGGCCTGTTCGGCGTGCCCGACAGTGCCCTGCCCGAGATCACACCCTCGTCCGGGCAGCTCGGCCGGATCGGCGAGCACGGGGGAGTGCTGGCCGGCCTGCCGATCACCGCGGTCCTCGGCGACTCGCACGCCGCCCTGTACGCCCACGGCGACCAGGCCGACCACGGCGTCAAGGTCACTTACGGGACCGGCTCGTCGGTGATGCGCCTCGGCGAGGTCGACAACGACGGCGTCTGCCTGACCGTCGCCTGGAACGATCGGCTCGCCGTCGAGGGCAACATCCGGTCCAGCGGCTCCACCGTCGCCTGGCTGGCCGAGCTGCTCGGCACCGAACCGGACCGGATCGCTGCGATGGCCGTCGACGCCGGCAGCGACGGTGTGCACCTGGTGCCGGCCTTCGGCGGGCTGGCCGCGCCGTGGTGGGACGACACCGCGGTCGGCGTGCTGAGCGGGCTGACCCTCGGCACCCGGCCGGCGCAGCTGGCCCGGGCCGCCGTCGAGTCGATCGCCCACCAGGTCGCCGACGTGGTGGACGCGATGGGCGGCGCCGAGGCGGTGCTCGCCGACGGCGGCGCGAGCAGCAACGACCTGCTCATGCAGATCCAGGCTGACCTGCTCGGCGTACCGGTGAAACGGGCCCGCACCCCGAACCTGTCCGCTCTCGGCGCCGCCTTCCTGGCGGGTGATTTTCGCCCGCCGCTCGACTACGACGAGTTCCGCCCCCGGCCCGGCGACCGGGCCGCGCAACGTTCCGCCTGGCGCGACGCGCTCGCCCGGGCCCGCACCCCGTCCATCCCGCACCCCCGGAGGCCCTGA